The segment TACTCGATCGTCTTCTTGATGGTTTCCTGCGTCTCGCCCGGCAGGCCGAGAATGAAGGTGCCGTGGATCTTGATGCCGAGCTTCTTGCAGTCCGCGCTGAAGCGGCGCGCGAAATCGGTGCGCACGCCCTTCTTGATGTTCACGAGGATCTGGTCGTCGCCGGATTCGAAGCCGACCAGCAGCAGGCGCAGGCCGTTTTCCTTCATGACCTTGAGCGTCTTGTACGGCACGTTGGCCTTCGCGTTGCACGACCACGTCATGCCGAGCTTGCCCAGACCGATGGCGATGGCTTCGGCACGCGGCAGGTCGTCGGTGAAGGTGTCGTCGTCGAACATCAGCTCCTTCACTTCCGGCATGTTGTCGCGGATCCACTTCGCTTCCGCGAGCACGTTCTCGACCGAGCGCGTGCGGTAGCGATGGCCGCTGACCGTCTGCGGCCACAGGCAGAACGTGCAGCGCGACTTGCAGCCGCGGCCCGTGTAGATCGACACGTACGGGTAGTTCAGGTAGCCGATGAAGTAGTTGTCGATCTTCAGGTCGCGCTTGTAGACCGGCGCGACGAACGGCAGTTCGTCCATGTTCTCGAGGATCGGACGCGCTTCGTTGTGCTCGATCGAGCCGTCCTTCGCGCGCCAGCTCAAGCCCTTGATCTCGGGGAACGGCTTGCCTTCGGCGATTTCCTTGCAGGTGTAGTCGAATTCCTCGCGGCACACGAAGTCGATTGCCTCGCTCGCCGTGAGCGAGTTGTGCGGATCGACCATCACCTTCGCGCCCACCATGCCGACCAGCATCGACGGCTTCATCTTCTTCAGATCCTGCGCGAACATCGCGTCGGTCGGGAACGACGGCGTGCTCGTGTGGATGATCACGAGGTCGTAGTCGTTCGCGATCTTCAGCGTTTCCTCGACCGACAGGCCGTCGGCCGGCGCATCGACGACGCGGCTGCCCGGCACGAGCGCGGCCGGCTGCGCGAGCCACGTCGGATACCAGAAGGAACGGATTTCGCGCTTCGCCTGATAGCGCGAGCCGGCTCCGCCGTCGAAGCCGTCATACGAAGGGGCCTGCAAGAACAGCGTTTTCATGAATGCTCCGGTAGCCTGCATAGTTCGTTTCGATTCAACGATTCAGTCAAAAAACCGCGGGCCGCCCTGCCGGCGCCCGCCTCTCTGTCATGTCGCGTCGCGCGGCTTCGCCGCGCAGCGCGTGGCCCTCGGGCCGGGTTGTCCGGGCGCGGCCCTAGCGGCCGTCTGCCCCTTCCACGGCCGCCGTCGCGCGTTCGCCGCCGACGACCGTCATTCTTGCGCCGCGCCACACGACGTGCGTGCCGAACGCGGCCGCGAGCCACTCGAGCGCGAGCAGCGTGTCGCGCACCGCGACGAGCGGCAGGTCGCGCCAGAACGCGCGCCAGCCGTCCTCGCCGCGCGCGTGCAGCACGAGCCGCCCGAATGCGCCGACGGCGGCCGCGGAACCGGCCAGCGTACCCGCAAACGTCCCGTCGAGACGCAGCGCGAGCGTCGCACCGATCGCGAGCCACGGCGCGGTAAACGTGATGAACAGGAACGCGAAGCCGGCCGGGTTCAGCGACCGGATCGTACGCAGCCAGCGTGTCTCGCGGTGCCACAGCGGCCCGAACGACGGCTCGATCACGTCGGTCGCAACCTCGACCTCCGACAGCACGGTGCGCCGCCCGAGGCGGCGCGGCAACTCGGCAAGCCAGAAATCGTCGGCCAGCTCGTCCTTCAGCGCGAACAAGCCGCCGATCCGGTCGAGCGTGTCGCGCGTCAGCGCGAGCGTCGCGCCGAAGCCGAAACGGCTCGAGCGGCCGAGGTGCGTGATCCGCACCGACGGCGCGAACCATGCATCGACGAACTGCGCGCCGATCCGCGTCCAGAACCCGCCGACGCTGCGCGCATGATACAGGCACGTGACGACACCGACCGACGCATCGGCGAGCGGCGCCGTCACGCGCTCCAGATAGTCAGGCTTCACCGCGATATCGCTGTCCGCGATCACGATGCGATCGTATCTCGCGCGCTCGGCGAGATTGATCAGGTTGCTGACCTTCAGGTTCTTGCCGTGCACGCGCGCGTCGATCACGAGCGTGATGTCGCACT is part of the Burkholderia pyrrocinia genome and harbors:
- the hpnI gene encoding bacteriohopanetetrol glucosamine biosynthesis glycosyltransferase HpnI, with product MTPTATLLDWLLIVFTLAAAGYALVAAFAPRPRTPRTAARDGFEPVSVLKPLCGAEPHLYENLATFCEQRHPRHEVLFGVASAADPAVAVVARLRAAYPECDITLVIDARVHGKNLKVSNLINLAERARYDRIVIADSDIAVKPDYLERVTAPLADASVGVVTCLYHARSVGGFWTRIGAQFVDAWFAPSVRITHLGRSSRFGFGATLALTRDTLDRIGGLFALKDELADDFWLAELPRRLGRRTVLSEVEVATDVIEPSFGPLWHRETRWLRTIRSLNPAGFAFLFITFTAPWLAIGATLALRLDGTFAGTLAGSAAAVGAFGRLVLHARGEDGWRAFWRDLPLVAVRDTLLALEWLAAAFGTHVVWRGARMTVVGGERATAAVEGADGR
- the hpnJ gene encoding hopanoid biosynthesis associated radical SAM protein HpnJ, which codes for MQATGAFMKTLFLQAPSYDGFDGGAGSRYQAKREIRSFWYPTWLAQPAALVPGSRVVDAPADGLSVEETLKIANDYDLVIIHTSTPSFPTDAMFAQDLKKMKPSMLVGMVGAKVMVDPHNSLTASEAIDFVCREEFDYTCKEIAEGKPFPEIKGLSWRAKDGSIEHNEARPILENMDELPFVAPVYKRDLKIDNYFIGYLNYPYVSIYTGRGCKSRCTFCLWPQTVSGHRYRTRSVENVLAEAKWIRDNMPEVKELMFDDDTFTDDLPRAEAIAIGLGKLGMTWSCNAKANVPYKTLKVMKENGLRLLLVGFESGDDQILVNIKKGVRTDFARRFSADCKKLGIKIHGTFILGLPGETQETIKKTIEYAKEINPHTIQVSLAAPYPGTTLYKQAVENGWMEENKTINLVSKEGVQLAAIGYAHLSRDEIYHHLEQFYRQFYFRPSKIWEIVREMLTSWDMMKRRLREGVEFFRFLRAHEA